In Halapricum desulfuricans, a single window of DNA contains:
- a CDS encoding RNA-guided endonuclease InsQ/TnpB family protein, translating to MADDYLRRTAITRPILTDEQQNLLDTTISEWKTACNISSHIGWKHGETRKTYLQDLAYDTVMEETCLGSQHAILAAHQAAAALDGVEAIEDLDEHYKTSQPGFTSNTVKYDTRTMTLFDDGSVSLSTVDGRIRCDLNLPDNEDGYQHEYLNDDEWEVTESTLSKRDGEYYLHLGFRKEKPEKQVDVQGDDEDRTVLGVDLGIVNIATTSTAYFASGRELRHQHREFERIRGNLQQTGTQSAHRTIQQMSGRESRYLRDQLHQVANQILEEARTHGCEYIAFENLKHIRKRAPPVKEFHQWAHRQLVDLVEYKAEAEGISVKFVDPKNTSRRCPECGHTSEGNRVRQAEFECESCGATQNADYVGAKNVGWRYVRRGLQSSRRTGDSQLALKSGIVTPNRGFVPSD from the coding sequence GTGGCAGACGACTACCTGAGACGCACCGCAATCACCCGTCCCATCCTCACCGACGAGCAACAGAACTTGCTCGATACCACCATCAGCGAGTGGAAAACTGCCTGTAACATCAGCAGTCACATCGGATGGAAACACGGTGAAACGCGGAAAACCTACCTCCAAGACCTCGCCTACGACACGGTGATGGAGGAAACCTGTCTCGGGAGTCAGCACGCAATTCTCGCCGCTCATCAGGCCGCAGCCGCACTTGATGGTGTCGAAGCAATCGAAGACCTTGACGAACACTACAAAACGTCTCAACCAGGGTTCACTAGCAATACGGTGAAATACGACACTCGGACGATGACGTTGTTCGATGACGGGTCTGTGTCGCTTTCCACCGTCGATGGTCGGATTCGGTGTGACCTGAACCTGCCAGACAACGAAGACGGGTATCAACACGAATACCTCAACGATGACGAGTGGGAGGTAACAGAGTCTACACTGTCAAAGCGTGATGGCGAATACTACCTGCACCTCGGTTTCCGAAAGGAAAAGCCCGAAAAGCAAGTTGACGTGCAAGGTGACGATGAGGACAGGACAGTTCTCGGTGTTGACCTCGGCATCGTCAACATCGCCACCACCAGCACAGCATACTTCGCCTCTGGCAGAGAACTCAGGCACCAGCATCGAGAGTTCGAGCGGATTCGCGGCAACCTTCAGCAGACTGGGACACAATCCGCCCATCGGACGATACAGCAGATGAGCGGTAGAGAATCACGGTATCTTCGTGACCAACTCCATCAAGTTGCGAACCAGATTCTCGAAGAAGCACGTACTCATGGTTGCGAGTACATCGCGTTTGAGAATCTGAAACACATCCGGAAGCGTGCGCCGCCCGTCAAAGAGTTTCACCAGTGGGCGCACCGACAACTCGTTGACCTCGTGGAGTACAAGGCCGAAGCCGAAGGGATTAGTGTCAAGTTTGTAGACCCGAAGAACACGAGTCGGCGATGTCCCGAGTGTGGTCATACGAGTGAGGGGAACCGAGTGCGACAGGCGGAGTTTGAGTGTGAGTCGTGTGGTGCAACTCAGAATGCAGATTACGTGGGTGCGAAGAATGTTGGGTGGCGGTACGTCCGTCGCGGCCTACAGTCGTCGCGGCGGACGGGCGACAGTCAACTCGCCCTGAAGTCAGGAATAGTGACGCCAAATCGGGGATTTGTCCCGTCCGACTAA
- a CDS encoding DUF5817 domain-containing protein, whose protein sequence is MYAVVGCSECSALWVVEGRPETTRCPRCGTRKRFDRLKQFVTTDDPDRAKQARAAMLAERQEMGEVFADLDDFASMAARLDEAGIDDETYLESSGVDPEAATQAGDRAEQGVGGSRSRQETVTDALVELDEPTRDEIVAYARERGITEDYVDRTLEKLRRAGEITASDGAYRRL, encoded by the coding sequence ATGTACGCTGTCGTCGGGTGCAGCGAGTGTAGCGCGCTGTGGGTCGTCGAGGGGCGACCGGAGACGACCCGGTGTCCCCGGTGCGGCACTCGAAAGCGGTTCGATCGACTCAAGCAGTTCGTCACGACCGACGACCCCGACCGGGCGAAACAGGCCCGGGCGGCGATGCTGGCCGAGCGCCAGGAGATGGGCGAGGTGTTCGCCGACCTCGATGACTTCGCGAGCATGGCCGCCCGGCTGGACGAGGCGGGGATCGACGACGAAACCTATCTGGAATCGTCGGGCGTCGATCCCGAGGCCGCTACACAGGCGGGCGATCGAGCCGAACAGGGAGTCGGCGGTTCTCGCAGTCGCCAGGAGACTGTGACCGACGCGCTGGTCGAACTCGACGAGCCGACCAGAGACGAGATCGTCGCGTACGCACGGGAGCGGGGCATCACCGAGGACTACGTCGATCGCACGCTGGAGAAACTGCGTCGGGCCGGCGAGATCACGGCGTCGGACGGCGCCTACCGGCGGCTCTAG